From Acipenser ruthenus chromosome 2, fAciRut3.2 maternal haplotype, whole genome shotgun sequence, a single genomic window includes:
- the LOC117963495 gene encoding isochorismatase domain-containing protein 1-like: protein MQEICQKNRLLEDAESTRQNIMAELQQHSNNNHFPILFSFSVFSRPSSLPVGSGYEVLIQKFLSMYGDQIDIHRKFVIQLFSEEWGQYIDLPKSFAVAEKCKLRLVPLQMTMTTLGNLTPATTVFFCCDMQERFRPAIKYFGDIISVGQRLLQGARILGIPVIVSEQYPKGLGSTVQELDLTGVKLVIPKTKFSMVLPEVEAALAEIPGVRSVVLFGVETHVCIQQTALDLIGRGLEVHIVADSTSSRSMMDRVFALERLARIGIIVTTSESILLQLVSDKDHPKFKEIQNIIKASAPESGLLSKV, encoded by the exons ATGCAGGAAATTTGCCAGAAAAACAGATTGTTGGAAGATGCAGAGAGTACAAG ACAGAACATCATGGCGGAACTACAACAGCACAGCAACAACAATCACTTCCCGATCTTATTTTCCTTTTCCGTCTTCTCTCGGCCCTCATCATTGCCTGTCGGTTCGGGTTACGAGGTTCTGATCCAGAAGTTTTTGTCCATGTATGGTGATCAAATCGACATTCACCGGAAGTTTGTTATTCAGCTTTTTTCAGAAGAATGGGGGCAGTACATTGATTTACCCAAAAGCTTTGCAGTGGCTGAAAAATGCAAACTACGACTGGTCCCTCTGCAAATGACA ATGACTACACTTGGGAATCTCACGCCAGCAACCACTGTATTTTTTTGCTGTGATATGCAGGAAAGATTCAGACCAGCTATCAAATACTTTGGGGATATTATAAGTGTCGGGCAACGACTG cttcaaGGGGCTCGCATATTGGGAATTCCAGTTATTGTTTCTGAACAGTATCCTAAAGGATTGGGGAGCACAGTTCAAGAACTAGACCTAACAGGGGTGAAGCTTGTGATCCCCAAGACCAAATTTTCTATGGTTTTGCCTGAAGTTGAAGCAGCACTTGCAGAAATTCCAGGAGTCCGCAGTGTTGTCTTGTTTGGGGTTGAA aCCCATGTATGTATCCAACAAACAGCACTGGATTTGATTGGAAGGGGGTTGGAAGTTCACATAGTAGCCGATTCAACCTCTTCCAGAAGCATGATGGACAGAGTGTTTGCATTGGAG CGTCTAGCTCGCATTGGGATAATAGTGACCACGAGTGAATCTATACTTCTGCAGCTTGTGTCTGACAAAGACCACCCCAAATTCAAAGAGATTCAGAATATTATCAAGGCGAGTGCTCCTGAGTCAGGGCTGCTTTCCAAGGTCTAA